The following proteins are co-located in the Apium graveolens cultivar Ventura chromosome 5, ASM990537v1, whole genome shotgun sequence genome:
- the LOC141661025 gene encoding uncharacterized protein LOC141661025, with amino-acid sequence MGGEASTEGAGGHGTPITAAAPTAAATGAFQPLWGFRRGDTVVGSTKHAWDWSYHSVTPKDFTDVVATPDLERIKLMGAQSLASSNAYFQGAVRQAESWKRASDKADNALRRQQKKYATLEKKLKRKEEELGESNAELVVLRAEKDKAIDNYLDSEEFAQSMRIRDDSVFPEFFRTGWDTALGTVNEACPDINLADYICPDDEALLQRFRTRVVVSDHVPQDPLLPPPESSSRPAEDDSSSSSSETTETSSESGEDDDMDAEGTSAP; translated from the exons ATGGGAG gggaggcctcaactgaaggagctggaggccatggtactcctatcactgctgctgcccctactgctgctgccacaggcgcctttcagcctctctggggattccgccgaggggacaccgtagttggttccacgaaacatgcttgggattggtcttaccatagcgtgacccccaaggattttactgatgtggtggccacccctgatcttgagaggatcaagctcatgggagctcagtctctggcttcg tctaacgcctattttcaaggcgctgtgaggcaagccgaatcatggaagcgggcttctgataaggccgataatgccctcaggaggcaacagaagaagtatgctaccctggagaagaagctcaagcgcaaggaggaagaactcggagagtctaacgccgagctggtggtacttcgggcggagaaggataaagctatagacaactatctggactcggaggagtttgcccaatccatgaggattagggatgattcagtctttcccgagttttttaggactggttgggacacggcccttgggaccgtgaacgaggcttgtcctgatattaacctggcggactacatctgccctgatgacgaggctttgctacagaggtttcgtacccgagtagttgtctcggaccatgttcctcaggatccactccttcctcctcccgagtcttcttccagacctgctgaggacgacagctcttcctcctcctccgagacgacagagacatccagcgagagtggagaggacgatgatatggatgccgagggtacttcagctccttag